A single window of Marinobacter sp. LA51 DNA harbors:
- a CDS encoding DNA-directed RNA polymerase subunit alpha produces the protein MQRSVHELLTPRTIDVKESSATRAKVTLEPLERGFGHTLGSALRRILLSSMPGCAVTEAQIDGVLHEYSAIEGVQEDVIEILLNLKGVAVKMNGRDDAELTLSKKGPGVVTAGDIKLDHDVEIANPEHVICHLSENGEVNMRLRVNRGRGYEPADQRGLDEDETRAIGRLQLDATFSPVRRVAYAVESARVEQRTDLDKLVIDLETNGTIDPEEAIRRAATILQQQLAVFVDFDHEKEPERVEEEEEIDPILLRPVDDLELTVRSANCLKAENIYYIGDLIQRTEVELLKTPNLGKKSLTEIKDVLASRGLSLGMRLDNWPPASLRGDDRVLGG, from the coding sequence ATGCAGCGTTCAGTACATGAGTTATTGACACCTCGTACCATTGACGTGAAAGAATCCAGCGCCACGCGTGCCAAGGTGACGCTCGAGCCTCTGGAAAGAGGCTTTGGCCACACTCTGGGCAGCGCGCTGCGCCGTATTCTCTTGTCCTCGATGCCGGGCTGCGCTGTAACTGAAGCGCAGATCGATGGCGTCTTGCACGAGTACAGCGCCATTGAGGGTGTCCAGGAAGACGTCATCGAGATTCTTTTGAATCTCAAAGGCGTCGCCGTGAAAATGAACGGTCGGGACGATGCCGAGCTCACGCTCAGCAAGAAAGGCCCGGGCGTTGTCACCGCCGGTGATATCAAGCTCGACCATGATGTTGAGATCGCTAACCCGGAGCACGTGATCTGTCACCTGAGCGAAAATGGTGAAGTGAACATGCGTCTGCGTGTTAACCGCGGTCGCGGCTATGAGCCGGCAGACCAGCGTGGTCTCGACGAGGACGAAACTCGCGCCATTGGACGCCTGCAGCTGGATGCAACTTTCAGCCCGGTTCGTCGTGTGGCTTACGCCGTGGAAAGTGCACGGGTAGAGCAGCGGACCGATCTGGACAAGCTGGTGATTGATCTGGAGACCAATGGGACGATCGATCCGGAAGAAGCAATTCGCCGGGCCGCGACCATCCTCCAGCAGCAACTGGCGGTATTTGTTGATTTCGATCATGAAAAAGAGCCAGAGCGCGTAGAGGAAGAGGAAGAAATCGATCCGATCCTGTTGCGTCCGGTTGATGATCTGGAATTGACAGTGCGTTCAGCTAACTGCTTGAAGGCTGAGAATATTTACTACATCGGCGATCTGATCCAGCGCACTGAAGTTGAGCTGTTGAAGACGCCTAACCTTGGTAAAAAGTCGCTGACCGAGATCAAGGACGTTTTGGCGTCTCGTGGTCTGTCATTGGGCATGCGTCTTGATAACTGGCCGCCGGCTAGCCTTCGTGGCGACGACCGGGTGTTGGGCGGTTAA
- the rplQ gene encoding 50S ribosomal protein L17 yields MRHRKSGRKFSRTSAHRKAMFRNMTASLVEHELIKTTLPKAKELRRVAEPLITLSKNDSVANRRLAFSRLRDDAAVAKLFDELGPRYNERPGGYLRILKCGFRAGDNAPMAFVELVGRPLDIEAEEVDEGEE; encoded by the coding sequence ATGCGTCATCGTAAGAGTGGTCGTAAGTTCAGCAGGACCAGTGCGCATCGCAAGGCCATGTTCCGTAACATGACTGCGTCACTGGTTGAACACGAGCTGATCAAAACAACGCTGCCGAAAGCTAAAGAGCTTCGTCGAGTAGCTGAGCCTTTGATCACGCTCTCTAAGAATGATTCGGTCGCGAATCGTCGTCTGGCGTTCTCTCGCCTGCGTGACGATGCAGCGGTAGCCAAGCTGTTTGATGAGCTTGGCCCTCGTTACAACGAGCGTCCGGGTGGTTACCTTCGTATCCTGAAGTGCGGTTTCCGTGCTGGTGACAATGCCCCGATGGCATTTGTTGAACTGGTCGGTCGTCCGCTGGATATCGAAGCGGAAGAGGTGGACGAAGGCGAGGAGTAA
- the uvrA gene encoding excinuclease ABC subunit UvrA — MDHIQIKGARTHNLKNIDLDMPRDKLIVVTGLSGSGKSSLAFDTLYAEGQRRYVESLSTYARQFLSMMEKPDVDHIEGLSPAISIEQKSTSHNPRSTVGTITEIYDYLRLLFARAGEPRCPDHDQPLEAQTISQMVDQVLAMPEDSKLMILAPVIRDRKGEHQQIIDTMKSQGFIRLRVDGTVYDIDDVPALDKKRKHQIDVVVDRFKVKPGLEQRLAESFETTLELADGIALVAPMTGEGEEHTFSARYACTQCGYSLSELEPRIFSFNNPAGACPTCDGLGVKQFFDPEKIIQHPEATLAAGAIKGWDRRAVYYFQMLGSVADHYGMDLETPWIDLPAEFQEVLLNGSGTEDIPFRYVNSRGHIMEKAHPFEGILPNLERRYRETESQSMREELARNLSTQPCKACHGSRLRRSARHVFIEKRNLPEVTRLPVGEAHHYFEHLALPGRKGEIAEKILKEVRQRLQFLVNVGLEYLTLERSADTLSGGEAQRIRLASQIGAGLVGVMYILDEPSIGLHQRDNDRLLATLTHLRDLGNTVIVVEHDEDAIRAADHVIDIGPGAGIHGGKIIAQGTPQQIIDHPDSLTGQYLNGTREIAVPKNRNSGNGKSLTLTGATGNNLQDVTLNLPLGIMTCVTGVSGSGKSTLINSTLYPVAAAKLNKATSLSHAPYRSLKGLDHLDKVIDIDQSPIGRTPRSNPATYTGLFTPIRELFAGTQEARSRGYKPGRFSFNVKGGRCEACQGDGVIKVEMHFLPDVYVPCDVCKGKRYNRETLEVRYKGKNIHEVLEMTVEEGREFFDAVPFLARKLQTLMDVGLSYIRLGQSAVTLSGGEAQRVKLAKELSKRDTGQTLYILDEPTTGLHFYDIQQLLLVLERLRDHGNTIVVIEHNLDVIKTADWIIDLGPEGGSGGGQIIAEGTPEDVADNSASHTGKYLKSMLSK; from the coding sequence ATGGACCACATCCAGATCAAAGGGGCACGCACCCACAACCTGAAGAATATCGACCTCGATATGCCTCGGGACAAGCTGATTGTGGTCACCGGCCTGTCCGGCTCCGGCAAATCATCCCTGGCCTTCGATACCCTTTACGCCGAGGGTCAGCGCCGGTACGTGGAATCCCTGTCGACCTACGCACGCCAATTTCTGTCGATGATGGAAAAGCCCGATGTCGACCACATCGAGGGCCTGTCCCCGGCGATCTCCATTGAACAGAAATCAACATCGCATAACCCACGCTCAACCGTCGGCACCATCACCGAAATCTACGATTATCTCCGACTGCTGTTTGCCCGCGCCGGCGAACCCCGCTGCCCGGACCATGACCAACCTCTGGAAGCCCAGACCATCAGCCAGATGGTTGACCAAGTGTTGGCCATGCCGGAAGACAGCAAACTGATGATCCTGGCGCCGGTGATTCGCGATCGCAAAGGCGAACACCAGCAAATCATCGATACCATGAAGAGTCAGGGCTTTATCCGCCTGCGCGTCGACGGCACCGTGTACGACATCGACGACGTTCCGGCCCTGGACAAGAAGCGCAAACACCAAATTGATGTGGTGGTTGATCGGTTCAAGGTTAAACCCGGGCTGGAACAGCGATTGGCAGAAAGTTTCGAGACCACCCTGGAACTGGCCGACGGCATTGCACTGGTGGCGCCCATGACTGGCGAAGGTGAAGAACACACCTTCTCGGCGCGGTACGCGTGCACGCAGTGTGGTTATTCCCTCAGCGAACTCGAACCACGGATCTTTTCATTCAACAACCCTGCCGGCGCCTGCCCTACCTGTGATGGCCTGGGCGTGAAGCAGTTCTTTGATCCGGAAAAGATCATCCAACACCCCGAAGCCACTCTGGCCGCCGGTGCCATAAAGGGCTGGGATCGCCGGGCCGTTTATTACTTCCAGATGCTCGGCAGCGTTGCAGACCATTACGGCATGGACCTGGAAACGCCCTGGATCGACCTGCCCGCAGAGTTCCAGGAAGTTCTCCTGAACGGCTCTGGCACTGAGGACATCCCCTTCCGGTACGTAAACTCCCGTGGTCACATCATGGAGAAGGCGCATCCGTTTGAGGGCATCCTGCCCAACCTTGAGCGTCGCTACCGGGAAACAGAATCCCAGAGCATGCGCGAAGAGCTGGCCCGTAACCTGAGCACCCAGCCCTGCAAGGCCTGCCATGGCTCACGGCTGCGGCGCAGTGCCCGCCACGTGTTTATCGAGAAACGAAATCTGCCCGAGGTAACCCGGTTGCCGGTCGGCGAGGCCCATCATTACTTTGAGCACCTGGCCCTGCCCGGCCGCAAGGGCGAAATCGCAGAAAAGATCCTGAAAGAAGTGCGCCAGCGCCTCCAGTTCCTGGTCAATGTCGGCCTGGAATACCTGACCCTGGAGCGCAGCGCCGATACCCTCTCTGGCGGCGAGGCCCAGCGCATCCGCCTGGCCAGCCAGATTGGTGCCGGCCTGGTCGGTGTCATGTACATTCTCGATGAGCCGTCCATCGGGCTGCATCAGCGCGACAATGATCGCCTGCTTGCCACGCTTACCCATCTGCGGGATCTTGGCAACACGGTGATCGTGGTCGAGCACGACGAAGATGCCATTCGGGCAGCCGATCACGTCATAGATATCGGCCCCGGCGCAGGCATCCACGGCGGCAAGATCATTGCTCAGGGCACGCCACAGCAGATTATCGACCACCCTGACTCGTTAACCGGGCAGTACCTGAATGGCACCCGCGAGATTGCGGTGCCGAAAAACCGAAACTCAGGCAACGGCAAGTCGCTGACCCTGACTGGGGCCACTGGCAACAACCTGCAGGATGTCACCCTGAACCTGCCACTGGGCATTATGACCTGCGTTACCGGTGTCTCCGGCTCAGGCAAGTCCACCCTGATCAACAGCACCCTGTATCCGGTCGCGGCCGCCAAACTGAACAAGGCCACCAGTCTGAGCCACGCCCCTTACCGATCACTCAAGGGCCTGGACCATCTGGACAAGGTCATTGATATTGACCAGAGCCCGATTGGCCGCACGCCCCGATCCAACCCGGCCACCTACACCGGACTGTTCACCCCCATTCGTGAGCTGTTCGCCGGCACCCAGGAGGCTCGCTCCCGGGGCTATAAGCCGGGGCGTTTCTCGTTCAACGTCAAGGGGGGGCGATGTGAGGCGTGCCAGGGCGACGGTGTCATCAAGGTTGAGATGCACTTCCTGCCGGATGTGTATGTGCCCTGTGATGTCTGCAAAGGCAAGCGTTATAACCGGGAAACCCTGGAGGTCCGGTACAAGGGCAAAAACATTCACGAAGTGTTGGAGATGACCGTCGAGGAAGGCCGGGAATTTTTCGATGCGGTTCCGTTTCTCGCCCGCAAACTCCAGACCCTGATGGACGTGGGCCTCTCGTACATCCGCCTGGGCCAAAGTGCCGTCACGCTCTCAGGTGGCGAAGCCCAGCGGGTCAAACTCGCGAAAGAACTGTCCAAGCGAGACACTGGCCAGACCCTGTACATTCTGGACGAGCCGACCACTGGCCTGCACTTCTACGACATCCAGCAATTGCTGCTCGTACTCGAACGCCTGCGGGACCACGGCAATACCATCGTGGTAATCGAGCACAATCTGGACGTCATCAAGACCGCGGACTGGATAATCGACCTGGGACCAGAGGGCGGCTCAGGCGGCGGCCAGATCATTGCCGAAGGGACACCGGAAGACGTTGCGGACAACTCTGCCTCGCACACCGGCAAGTACCTCAAATCAATGCTGAGCAAATAA
- a CDS encoding MFS transporter, translating to MNALEKRSVSALASVYAMRMLGLFMVMPVFMLLGNDLDGATPALLGFAIGAYGLSQALLQIPFGMLSDRVGRKRMIYIGLVLFAAGSLLAASTDSIYVVIAGRILQGAGAIASVLMALLSDLTREEERTKAMATVGISIGLSFSVSLVLGPLIGSVWGLSGIFYVTAALAAIALVVVHRVVPTPHQHRISADTHPAREMLGKVLSDRRLLRLDFGIFALHLVLTALFLAFPSILQDSLGLASRSHWWFYLSVMVTSFFAMVPFIIIGEKKRKMKPVLCGAIALLMLATAGLASVAVGLLAAWGLLFFFFMAFNLLEASLPSLISKEAPAASKGTAMGVYSTSQFMGAFLGGALGGLLLEQFGLTGVLWFMVAVLGIWFLVALTMPSPGYTSSFVLQLQQAVAGQYDEIDDSLRRLPGVQDVVIVEGAATAYLKVDRRHFDEALLADFSFVRHGSKS from the coding sequence ATGAACGCGCTGGAAAAACGATCGGTTTCAGCCTTGGCGTCTGTCTATGCAATGCGGATGCTTGGCCTGTTTATGGTCATGCCTGTGTTCATGTTGCTGGGTAATGATCTGGATGGCGCCACCCCGGCGCTGCTGGGTTTTGCCATTGGCGCCTATGGCCTGAGCCAGGCACTGCTGCAGATTCCCTTCGGCATGCTGTCCGATCGGGTTGGCCGCAAGCGAATGATCTACATCGGGCTGGTGCTATTTGCCGCGGGTAGTCTGCTGGCCGCTTCCACCGACTCCATATACGTTGTGATCGCTGGTCGGATTCTTCAAGGCGCCGGAGCGATTGCCAGTGTGCTGATGGCGCTGCTGAGTGACCTTACCCGGGAAGAAGAGCGAACCAAGGCGATGGCGACGGTCGGGATTTCGATCGGTTTGTCGTTTTCGGTGTCGCTGGTACTGGGGCCGTTGATCGGTTCGGTCTGGGGACTGTCGGGCATTTTCTATGTCACCGCCGCACTCGCGGCTATCGCCCTGGTGGTGGTCCATCGGGTGGTGCCAACGCCGCATCAGCATCGAATCAGTGCCGATACCCACCCGGCTCGGGAGATGTTGGGCAAGGTGCTGTCGGATCGCCGTCTGCTGCGGCTGGATTTTGGGATATTCGCGCTTCACCTTGTGCTGACAGCTCTGTTTCTTGCGTTTCCCTCTATCCTTCAGGACAGCCTGGGGCTGGCCAGTCGCTCCCACTGGTGGTTCTACCTCAGTGTCATGGTGACGTCATTCTTCGCGATGGTGCCGTTCATCATCATTGGTGAAAAGAAGCGCAAGATGAAGCCGGTGCTTTGCGGGGCCATCGCGCTGCTGATGCTGGCGACTGCGGGCCTGGCCAGTGTCGCGGTAGGATTGTTGGCGGCGTGGGGTTTGCTGTTTTTCTTCTTCATGGCATTCAACCTGCTGGAGGCAAGTTTGCCGTCGCTGATCAGTAAGGAGGCGCCGGCGGCCAGCAAGGGCACTGCGATGGGAGTCTATTCCACCTCTCAGTTTATGGGCGCCTTTCTGGGTGGGGCCCTGGGTGGTCTGCTGCTGGAGCAGTTCGGGCTCACCGGTGTGCTCTGGTTTATGGTCGCAGTTCTGGGGATCTGGTTCCTGGTTGCCCTGACCATGCCATCGCCGGGATACACCTCCAGTTTCGTGTTACAGTTGCAGCAAGCTGTAGCTGGTCAGTATGACGAAATCGACGACAGCCTGCGCCGGCTTCCCGGTGTCCAGGATGTGGTCATTGTTGAGGGTGCTGCAACTGCCTATCTTAAGGTGGATCGACGGCACTTTGATGAAGCGTTACTGGCGGACTTTTCCTTTGTTCGGCACGGTAGCAAATCTTGA
- the ssb gene encoding single-stranded DNA-binding protein, which yields MARGVNKVILIGNLGQDPDTRYTPNGNAVVNLNLATDESYKDRQTGQMVPKTEWHRIVLFGKVAEVAGQYLRKGSKVYIEGKLQTRKWTNKEGQDVYTTEVVVDINGQMQMLDSRGEGGMNQGAPAGRPQQSNYNAPAPQQNNNPPPQQQSGGYNQPSQGSMPEPVDDFDDDIPF from the coding sequence ATGGCACGAGGCGTAAACAAAGTCATTCTTATCGGGAACCTTGGTCAGGATCCTGATACCCGTTATACCCCGAACGGTAATGCGGTGGTCAACCTGAACCTTGCCACTGACGAGAGCTACAAGGATCGTCAGACCGGACAAATGGTGCCAAAAACCGAGTGGCACCGTATTGTGCTGTTCGGAAAAGTGGCCGAAGTGGCGGGGCAGTACCTGCGCAAAGGTTCCAAGGTCTACATCGAAGGCAAGCTGCAAACCCGGAAGTGGACGAACAAGGAAGGCCAGGACGTCTACACCACCGAAGTAGTGGTGGACATCAATGGCCAGATGCAGATGCTGGACAGCCGGGGTGAAGGCGGCATGAACCAGGGTGCACCGGCGGGGCGTCCGCAGCAGTCCAATTACAATGCACCGGCGCCGCAGCAGAACAACAACCCGCCGCCACAGCAGCAATCGGGTGGCTACAACCAGCCTTCTCAGGGAAGCATGCCTGAGCCGGTGGACGACTTTGATGATGACATCCCTTTCTAA
- a CDS encoding biogenesis protein MshI yields the protein MTKRSIFKKITDKFSGTNGHLRVGLEIRPDGIAWAEASGTAIPEFGFEDCRPAKRAQVLQRLVGKRGWTGAITTLVLPLDQYQVFQMDRPDGIDESELSDALRWKLKDLLDFSPTDAVSDVFPFPEDASRGRGELVNVVAARKSLVSELVALVNGSGLHLECVDIAELALRNLVSQLDNNQRGAALVHLRESYGQMVVCREDTLYLSRRLDVAAEDLRDAGRQENAVQSLALEMQRSLDYYESQLGQVPPAMIRLVARDSALPLASMVSSYVAAGVEMLDWAALGVERPVDSRCLPAWSASLSKQSGVLS from the coding sequence ATGACAAAACGCTCCATTTTTAAGAAGATCACCGATAAATTCAGTGGCACCAATGGCCACCTGCGCGTAGGTCTTGAAATTCGACCTGACGGCATTGCCTGGGCGGAAGCCTCAGGCACGGCTATCCCTGAATTTGGTTTCGAAGATTGTCGGCCGGCCAAGCGTGCTCAGGTGTTACAGCGCCTGGTTGGTAAGCGCGGCTGGACCGGCGCGATCACTACCCTGGTGTTGCCGCTGGACCAATATCAGGTGTTCCAGATGGATCGCCCGGATGGTATCGACGAATCCGAGTTGAGCGACGCCCTGCGATGGAAGCTGAAAGACCTGCTGGATTTTAGTCCCACCGATGCGGTCTCCGATGTTTTCCCTTTTCCTGAAGATGCCTCCCGCGGCCGCGGCGAATTGGTCAATGTGGTTGCCGCGCGAAAGTCTCTGGTCAGCGAACTGGTCGCCCTGGTGAATGGCTCTGGCCTGCACCTGGAGTGTGTGGATATTGCGGAGCTAGCGCTGCGCAACCTGGTCAGCCAGCTGGATAACAACCAGCGTGGCGCTGCACTGGTCCATCTGCGGGAAAGTTATGGCCAGATGGTGGTGTGTCGCGAAGACACATTGTACCTGTCCCGTCGCCTTGATGTCGCCGCAGAAGATCTGCGCGACGCCGGCCGCCAGGAAAACGCGGTGCAGTCGCTGGCGCTGGAAATGCAGCGATCCCTGGATTATTACGAAAGTCAGTTGGGGCAGGTGCCGCCGGCGATGATCAGGTTGGTGGCTCGCGACAGTGCGCTGCCTCTGGCGTCCATGGTGTCCTCTTATGTTGCGGCCGGTGTCGAAATGCTCGATTGGGCGGCACTGGGAGTCGAGCGGCCGGTTGATAGTCGCTGTCTTCCTGCCTGGAGTGCCAGTCTCTCGAAGCAATCGGGGGTGCTGTCATGA
- a CDS encoding PilN domain-containing protein, which translates to MTQQVNLYTQELRPRKETLQAGALIALVIVLVVTLGVGSAIIRYQNSELEARVSALESQTQTLEQNVLQLSESVSARQPAPEVQDALDRVTETLARRQKLLERVEGLILNDGGRFSPQMAALARQIPKDVWLTGIRLDAQPSLVTIEGRARSGALVPTYLENLGNEPVFTGQTFGAFRLTRPEEGQWIEFHVATERAGENN; encoded by the coding sequence ATGACCCAGCAAGTGAATTTGTACACCCAGGAGCTAAGGCCTCGGAAGGAAACCCTCCAGGCTGGCGCCTTGATAGCGCTGGTGATCGTTTTGGTGGTTACGCTTGGAGTTGGTTCTGCAATTATCCGCTACCAGAACAGCGAGCTTGAAGCGCGGGTAAGCGCGCTGGAGTCGCAGACCCAGACTCTGGAGCAGAATGTGCTCCAACTGTCAGAGAGTGTCAGTGCCCGGCAACCCGCACCGGAAGTCCAGGACGCGTTGGATCGAGTTACTGAAACTCTGGCCCGTCGTCAAAAACTGCTTGAGAGAGTGGAGGGCCTGATCCTGAATGACGGCGGACGATTCTCTCCACAAATGGCAGCGCTGGCCCGGCAAATTCCGAAGGATGTCTGGTTGACCGGCATCCGGCTCGATGCCCAGCCGTCGCTGGTGACTATCGAGGGTCGAGCGCGTTCAGGTGCGCTGGTGCCAACCTACCTTGAGAATCTTGGAAACGAGCCGGTCTTTACCGGGCAGACATTTGGTGCCTTTCGGCTGACGCGGCCCGAAGAGGGGCAGTGGATCGAATTTCACGTGGCCACGGAACGGGCAGGGGAGAACAACTGA
- a CDS encoding MSHA biogenesis protein MshJ: MATSWRDSLQTGADLFNERPIRERVLITVTLLVLVLFIGWELAIAPAVNQQDQFESRLSTLAASRDSLLAQQQGLTNQLASDPSETLRDQLDARQKRLARLDRQIADTTGKLIAPKAMVSLLKDMLAAQASLELQTFELKTPTPVYGPGAEGADAKATAAEQQKQGGPLLYAYDVELSILGSYLDVLAYLKRLEGLDNRLGWVVFEYDAENWPAGEAIIRVRTLSLEPAWLGV; the protein is encoded by the coding sequence ATGGCGACTTCCTGGCGCGATTCTTTGCAAACCGGTGCCGACCTGTTCAATGAGCGACCGATTCGAGAGCGGGTACTGATCACTGTTACCCTGCTGGTGTTAGTGCTGTTTATCGGCTGGGAGCTTGCCATTGCTCCGGCCGTGAACCAGCAGGACCAGTTTGAATCCCGGCTAAGCACTTTGGCAGCCAGCAGGGACAGCCTGTTGGCTCAGCAGCAGGGCCTGACCAATCAGCTGGCCTCGGACCCTTCCGAGACGTTGAGAGACCAGCTGGACGCACGGCAGAAGCGCCTGGCCAGGCTGGATCGCCAGATTGCCGATACCACCGGCAAGCTGATTGCGCCCAAGGCGATGGTGTCCCTGCTAAAAGATATGCTGGCGGCGCAGGCGTCGTTGGAACTTCAGACCTTCGAATTAAAGACACCGACACCGGTATACGGCCCAGGGGCCGAAGGGGCAGATGCGAAAGCGACAGCTGCCGAACAGCAAAAGCAAGGTGGCCCGCTGCTGTACGCTTATGATGTGGAGCTCAGCATTCTGGGCAGCTACCTGGACGTACTGGCGTATCTCAAGCGTCTCGAGGGCCTGGATAACCGGCTTGGTTGGGTGGTGTTCGAATACGATGCCGAAAACTGGCCCGCTGGTGAGGCCATTATCCGGGTTCGGACGCTCAGTCTTGAGCCGGCCTGGTTGGGGGTGTGA